atataaaaccatgacatttcattttttttcaaatctatcaccgattattttccggtgtatttttacctttcattttttttcaaatcagtcGAATTCCGattgccacgtcagcaaaaatacactgaaaattaatttggtgatagatttgaaaaaaatgaaaattcatggttttatatgccaacttttaaaaagtcgtgattaaaataaaatttcgtgtaaaaatcataattttttatgaaattaaccctcttaaatttgattatgaccagattctaaaaaatttggttaattaaattcaattatttttaagtaCGAAATAAACTCAATtgaattaactaaattatatatttacagtatattttataatttttcaaataattaaaatatcttaATAATTTTCTACAGAATTTGCCTCCCAAATTTGTACGATGAGCAATTAGTATATAATGAGCGCACACTATTGTATGGACATGTTCAGGGTGAAGATGGAGCAGTATTGATTGCATTATTCCAATTGACAAGAACTGTAAGACAAAGTTAGAACACTAGCACAGCAGCAAAATTCAAACTAGATTATGCAAGAACCAAATTCCTCTAGCCAAAAGCATACATttacattaaaatataattcaagaTCGATAATTTACGCCTTCTTCGACTACTCGTAACTCTGTTTCCAGGTAGCTCATCCAAGATCAACAAATCGTGGATGGAAAAAGAAATTGGAAGAAACCAATAGGAACAAAAACacatcaaaaataaaacaaatgcaaattcAAATGTAAATCATAAATCAGAGTACAACTACATATGTACATATCATCATAAAAGGAGGACAAAATCACAAGATAAAATTAAAGGAAATACAAGCTCCAGTAAGCGGCGGGTCATAGGCAAAACTTAGATCCacttaaagaaagaaaataccTTACACTGCAAGTATAACAGTCCAATGGTAGGATCTTTTGATAAAGGCGCTGATACTTAAGGTCAACTACCAATTGTTCCGAGGCAAGAGAAAAATATAATGCAACGTACTTAGTCCAGCTTCATTAATCCTTGCTCCTATTCACTTGCTTGCAAGCAACAAATTAATCAAAGTAAAGAATATTAGTTACTCTTACTCAGTCCAACTTCACAATCTTTGCATCTTCCTGATGCTTGTTTGGTTCTGCTGGAAAGTATTTTATACCCACAAGATCACCAACTTCGCTAATGACCtgaaagaagaaaacaaatcaaataaggATTAATTGTATTAATATGGTGTGGAAAAAATCATGCATCGTATGTGATAAGACGGAATATATAGTAAAAACAGCTCATCAATGAGAGAGACAAAGTGCACATGTTGAATAACCAAATCAGACAACATGTAAACTTCTCTTGTTTGTttctaaaagtaaaaatatgcAGAGAGACGCGATATGGCAGTATAACATTAGCGATCTTGCATTCACTTCTCCTGACGGAGTTCTCACATGTATTACTCACAAGTCACAACCTGACAATCTGGCTCGAGTTTGTTTGCACATGCAAGTGCTCATGTGTGTGTCTAAGCACATTTATGTTGCATGTGCAGATGTAATTGCATTTTTGAAAGAGACAAATGTTGTGTGTATGGATCACGCATAAACGGCATATGCATGGGCATGCCATACTAGAGGAGACCACACAAATCCCACAACAGTAGAATGctaaataaaaatgaacaagCAATCAGTAAAATACCTGCAAAGCTTGAATCAAATCTTCCCTGGTATGAGAAGCAGATATGCATATGCGTGCCCTAGCCAACAACAATGGCGTTGCTGGAAAAGCCACTGTCACAACTGCCACCTGTAACAGCATCAAAGACAAATAATATACTATCATGTGAGAAAATGCTAATTGTGGAGCATGAAATGTTGCAGAATGGACAGATACCCACATTCTTTTTGAGGCACTCCCTTGAAAAGGCAGGAATTTTGGCTGGATTGTAAAGCATAATTGGCATTACAGGAGAGTCATTGTCTCCAAGAACCTCAAAGCCCATCTTTTGCAATTctgatctaaaaaaattactattctCACGTATGCGGGCAAGTTTTTGGGCACCTACATGCAAACAGAAGCAGTTCATTCAAGCCACAATTAAGTTGACTAGATAGGATTTTCTCTTGAGATATCCATTTTAGAAAGTTTATATTGAATAAAACATAAGCATCCCTCCAAACCTCTATTTGAGCCGTCTTCCCCAAGAATAACTTTAATAGAAGATATAATTTGTTCTGCTGCTGGTGGTGAGATTGATGTTGCATAAAGATGGGCCGGACAAGTGTATTTCAAGTACTGGATGAGTTCCTGCAGGAAATAATAGCAGCTTTTTTCAGATGTTAAACATAAACAAAGGAGGACATTTCAATCACATCAAAATAATTTCCAGGCCAAAGTAAAACAACTATGATAGATCATATCACTTTATAGACCGCATTATAATTGCAGATAAGACAGTTGAAAACATTGTAGTCATCTTCAACATCTAAAAGAACCAATAACACAAGTGACCAAGTTATGAAGATAGTCTTATAAGGAGAAATAGAAGagctaattttctctttataaaAGTAGCATAGACCGTgacatttttttacttttgcCATGCCTACACTTATTTTTAAGAGCTAACACTCGAGCTTTGGTGTTTCATCCATCCCAGAAAAGAAGAATTTAGTTATATCAGCAAAATTTCAATGAAAGTAAATTCTGCTAGaccaaaaaattaattctaaaaaagtGTACATAAATTGAAAACTAACCAACCTTTGATCCAGCAATATATCCGCCGCACGAGCCAAATGATTTGGTAAAAGTTCCCATCATGATGTCCACATCAGCAGTATCCACTCCTAGGAGCTCACAAACTCCTCTTCCAGTTTTGCCTACTGCTCCAATGCTATGGGCCTCATCCAAGTATGTATATGCCTAAAACAATATTAAGATAATGCAAATGATTAAAGGAAGAAGGAAAAACATGGAGCTCGATCATTTTTCTGATTATTTATTGCAGATAGAGTGATGTTATCAgtaggaaaaaaaaaaaaactccctTCCATTGCAATTTGCTAGATAGACATGAGaattacatactcaaaaatctTTCCATTAGAAAacaaagagaaagaaagagaatGGATAAAAAGTAACAGGGGATACTTTCTTGAAAAAGTAGGACAACCCAGAAATGAGGAAGTCTTTAGCGTAATGCATGTGCAAATGACCCGATATTGGATCTTGGTCTATTTAGATTGTTCCTTTTAATCATAATCAAAGATGTTTTCTTGTCTCTcgtttcttttttgaaaaaatcaaagaattttGTGCTTGTAATATCTTCTTGAGTTCTCAAGTCAAAAACCAAACAGATTAGAGCAATaagttttttttactaaatgAAGCAACCTAAACAAATTGCTTGATGCAACACACAAATAACCCAACATGAGCAGGAGACACAGCATAAATGACAAGCATCATCCTAGCCCAGGTAAGTGATCCATTGTGTAATTGGTTGcactttgaagaaattaagaAACACATTAAATGGTTAAATCTAGTTGGCTGGAATTTCTTAAGATGGGATTTTAAATACTTTGTCAAACAGCTGTAACCTTGTCCACAGTACCTTATATTTTTTGCAAATTGCTATAATCTCAGGAAGCTTGCAAAGTTCGCCTTCCATGCTGTATATCCCCTCCACAATTACAACTATTTTCTTCCATGGTCTG
This window of the Mercurialis annua linkage group LG5, ddMerAnnu1.2, whole genome shotgun sequence genome carries:
- the LOC126682403 gene encoding long chain base biosynthesis protein 2a: MIAIPYLTALSTYFSYGLLFAFGQIRDFFRKILDWFYSNKNFQGYAPICLGLEDFYIRRLYLRIQDCFGRPISSAPDAWFDVVERYSNDNNKTLKRTEKVSRCLNLGSYNYLGFAASDEYCTPRVIESLKKYSPSTCSTRVDGGTTALHNELEKRVADFTGKPAAIVFGMGYVTNSAILPVLMGKGSLIISDSLNHNSIVNGARGSGATVRVFQHNTPYHLEEVLREQIADGQPRTHRPWKKIVVIVEGIYSMEGELCKLPEIIAICKKYKAYTYLDEAHSIGAVGKTGRGVCELLGVDTADVDIMMGTFTKSFGSCGGYIAGSKELIQYLKYTCPAHLYATSISPPAAEQIISSIKVILGEDGSNRGAQKLARIRENSNFFRSELQKMGFEVLGDNDSPVMPIMLYNPAKIPAFSRECLKKNVAVVTVAFPATPLLLARARICISASHTREDLIQALQVISEVGDLVGIKYFPAEPNKHQEDAKIVKLD